A window from Dehalococcoidia bacterium encodes these proteins:
- the fabF gene encoding beta-ketoacyl-ACP synthase II — protein sequence MKRRVVVTGIGAVTPLGENASDFWNGLVNGVSGVGPMTLADPRDYPCQISGEVSGFDPEKYIERKEARRLARFSQLAIVATSEAIDQAGITPSKIDTETMGVCIGNGNGGFPTIDESMRILVERGGMRLSPFFFPMILPNMAAANLSRYFSAKGPSSTIVTACAASTQAIAHAVDLIRLGRAEVMISGGTEAGISQLGLAGFSVMRALSNRNDSPQKASRPFDADRDGFVPAEGAGILILESLDHAKKRGARILAEVLGHGESSDANHQFQPDDDGGGAARAIRWALEDSGVGPHEVDYINAHGTSTPLNDASETMAIKRAFGDLAYKIPISSTKSMIGHALGGAGGMEAVACIQTLTNQIIHPTINYTTPDPSCDLDYVPNEARKTDVKTILSNSFGFGGQNACVVFKAYQEE from the coding sequence ATGAAAAGACGGGTTGTTGTTACTGGGATAGGTGCGGTTACCCCATTGGGAGAGAATGCAAGCGATTTCTGGAATGGGCTTGTTAATGGAGTATCGGGTGTAGGGCCTATGACTTTAGCAGATCCCAGAGATTACCCATGTCAAATTTCTGGAGAAGTTTCGGGATTTGATCCGGAAAAATATATCGAGAGGAAAGAAGCACGCCGACTTGCAAGATTTTCTCAACTTGCGATTGTAGCTACGTCTGAAGCAATTGATCAGGCTGGTATCACGCCTTCGAAAATCGACACTGAAACTATGGGTGTCTGCATAGGGAATGGCAATGGCGGTTTTCCAACCATAGATGAGAGTATGCGTATATTAGTGGAGAGAGGCGGTATGAGGCTTTCCCCGTTTTTCTTTCCGATGATTTTGCCCAATATGGCTGCAGCAAATCTTAGCCGATACTTCAGTGCAAAAGGACCAAGTAGTACTATAGTTACAGCTTGTGCTGCATCAACTCAGGCCATAGCACATGCGGTTGATCTCATAAGACTCGGACGTGCAGAAGTGATGATTTCTGGAGGAACTGAAGCTGGGATTAGTCAACTTGGTCTCGCAGGGTTTTCTGTAATGAGAGCTCTTAGTAACCGTAATGATAGTCCTCAAAAAGCGAGTCGTCCGTTTGATGCAGACAGAGACGGCTTTGTACCTGCAGAAGGAGCCGGAATCCTTATTCTTGAATCACTTGATCATGCAAAAAAACGCGGGGCAAGAATATTGGCTGAAGTACTAGGTCATGGGGAATCCTCCGATGCTAATCATCAATTTCAACCAGATGATGATGGAGGGGGAGCGGCTAGGGCGATACGCTGGGCTTTAGAAGATTCAGGCGTCGGTCCGCATGAAGTGGATTATATAAATGCACATGGGACATCAACTCCGCTCAATGACGCCTCTGAAACAATGGCCATAAAAAGAGCGTTTGGAGACCTGGCTTATAAGATCCCGATTAGTTCAACAAAATCAATGATTGGCCACGCACTTGGAGGAGCCGGTGGTATGGAGGCGGTTGCCTGCATTCAGACGTTAACTAATCAAATTATTCATCCTACTATCAACTACACTACCCCTGATCCATCATGTGACTTGGATTATGTGCCCAACGAAGCTCGAAAAACTGATGTAAAAACTATACTTTCAAATAGTTTTGGATTTGGTGGTCAAAATGCATGTGTTGTATTTAAGGCATATCAGGAAGAATAA
- a CDS encoding pyridoxal phosphate-dependent aminotransferase codes for MHLASRMSLLGTETAFEALARAKALEAEGRDIIFLGIGEPDFDTPEHIVASAKSALDTGYTHYVPSAGITEVRKAIAADASRRYARDIPWENIIVTPGGKPIMFFTILALIEEGDEVLYPNPGFPIYESMIRFAGGTPVPMQLHERLGYNPDLEEVQGQVNSRTKLIIVNSPNNPCGSVIPEIDLQKISMLAKDVGAAVLSDEIYKDFYYEGTHSSITEYPGMWDRTIVLDGLSKSYAMTGWRVGFGIFPDFLVEPVTRLVTNSVSCTAAFSQIASVSAIESSQQSVRQMVAEFKERRDLLVEGLNSITGITCPMPKGAFYAFPNITGTGYTSEEFERNILTETGISLLSGTSFGEYGEGYVRISFANSQEKIREALKRLKEFLVH; via the coding sequence ATGCATCTAGCATCTCGTATGTCTCTTTTAGGAACCGAAACAGCTTTTGAGGCATTGGCACGTGCAAAAGCCCTTGAAGCTGAGGGCCGCGACATTATCTTCTTAGGAATAGGAGAACCCGATTTCGATACGCCCGAGCATATTGTAGCTTCCGCGAAAAGTGCACTGGACACAGGTTACACACATTACGTGCCTTCAGCAGGCATCACTGAAGTTCGAAAAGCTATAGCTGCTGATGCAAGTCGTAGATATGCCCGCGATATTCCCTGGGAAAACATCATTGTTACGCCTGGTGGCAAGCCAATTATGTTCTTCACAATCCTAGCCCTAATTGAAGAAGGAGATGAAGTTCTCTACCCTAACCCTGGATTCCCTATATATGAATCAATGATTCGATTTGCAGGGGGAACTCCGGTTCCCATGCAACTACATGAGCGATTGGGATATAACCCTGATCTGGAAGAGGTACAAGGGCAAGTTAACTCACGAACCAAATTAATAATAGTAAATTCTCCTAATAATCCCTGTGGAAGCGTCATACCAGAAATTGATTTACAAAAAATCTCTATGCTCGCTAAAGATGTAGGCGCAGCTGTACTTTCAGACGAAATTTATAAAGATTTCTATTATGAGGGTACTCATTCATCAATTACTGAGTACCCGGGTATGTGGGATAGAACAATTGTTTTAGATGGGCTGTCCAAGAGCTACGCTATGACTGGGTGGAGAGTAGGGTTTGGTATTTTCCCTGATTTCCTCGTGGAACCAGTCACTAGGCTCGTAACAAATAGTGTTTCATGTACTGCAGCATTCAGTCAGATTGCTTCGGTATCCGCCATTGAATCATCTCAGCAATCAGTTCGGCAAATGGTTGCAGAATTTAAAGAACGAAGAGATCTGCTTGTTGAAGGATTAAACAGTATCACTGGAATTACATGCCCCATGCCAAAAGGTGCGTTTTATGCATTCCCGAATATCACAGGTACAGGATACACAAGCGAAGAGTTTGAGCGAAATATCCTGACTGAAACGGGCATATCTTTACTTTCAGGTACTTCATTCGGGGAATATGGTGAGGGATACGTCCGTATCTCTTTTGCAAATTCACAAGAAAAAATCCGTGAAGCTTTAAAAAGACTTAAGGAATTCCTCGTTCATTAA
- a CDS encoding cupin domain-containing protein — protein sequence MPIEIYDTRAFGHEKKKRTVVLDTSRFHAWVHYYKPDQIDEMHCHNQDQTFQVIEGELTMSFPDGGTATLTPGMMATITGGSFYQLHNRGEEPLIMIGTRSGAVENTVKVEHGTGRIINERINYSS from the coding sequence ATGCCTATTGAAATCTATGACACCAGAGCTTTTGGCCATGAGAAAAAGAAGAGAACAGTTGTGCTCGACACTAGTAGGTTTCACGCTTGGGTTCATTATTACAAACCCGATCAAATTGATGAAATGCATTGCCATAATCAAGATCAAACTTTTCAAGTGATTGAAGGTGAGCTCACAATGAGCTTCCCTGACGGAGGTACGGCTACTCTTACGCCCGGTATGATGGCCACTATAACGGGTGGATCCTTCTATCAGCTCCATAATAGAGGGGAAGAACCATTAATTATGATTGGCACCAGGTCCGGTGCTGTTGAAAATACCGTTAAAGTTGAGCACGGAACAGGCAGAATTATTAATGAAAGAATTAATTATTCTTCCTGA
- a CDS encoding MoaD/ThiS family protein produces the protein MATVFMQPSLRKHIGGNTSIDVEGGTLRQLINNLDSLYPGIKGFLLNSEDTTRLAKGLAAVIDGEPTNMGLLTPLESHSEVHFLPAIAGG, from the coding sequence TTGGCAACAGTATTCATGCAGCCGTCTCTACGAAAACATATTGGAGGAAATACCAGTATTGATGTAGAAGGGGGAACTTTGCGTCAATTAATCAATAACCTTGATTCACTATACCCTGGGATAAAAGGTTTTCTCCTTAACAGTGAAGATACAACCCGACTTGCCAAAGGATTGGCTGCAGTCATTGACGGAGAACCCACCAACATGGGATTACTAACGCCTCTTGAGTCGCATTCGGAAGTGCACTTCCTGCCTGCAATTGCGGGTGGGTAA
- a CDS encoding SDR family oxidoreductase produces the protein MKVLVVGGSSGIGIATVKTFVNANHEVIATYRTNIPEGGEGAYWLKADMLSVADIESIAANISTIDLLILLPGVSLGKNLSQYLDEEMEEVIAVNFTSQFRTIQRVRHCLAPDSQIIFLGSIAGQRGSADPVYGASKGAVHALAKSLAKSMAPRTRVNVIAPGMVTDTGMYDATDPDVIKGHLETSPTGHFVSADEISKIIMDMSLPHWRQLNGACIDLNGGQYLR, from the coding sequence ATGAAAGTTTTAGTAGTCGGTGGATCATCGGGAATTGGAATTGCAACAGTTAAGACTTTTGTAAATGCCAACCATGAAGTAATTGCCACTTATAGAACTAATATTCCTGAAGGGGGAGAGGGGGCTTATTGGCTAAAGGCCGATATGCTCAGTGTCGCGGATATCGAATCAATTGCTGCGAATATATCGACTATTGATCTTCTGATTCTTCTACCCGGTGTCTCTTTAGGCAAAAACTTATCTCAATATCTAGATGAAGAGATGGAAGAAGTAATAGCGGTCAATTTTACAAGTCAATTTCGTACGATCCAAAGAGTCAGGCACTGTTTAGCGCCGGATTCCCAAATCATTTTCCTTGGTTCAATCGCTGGGCAAAGAGGCTCTGCTGATCCTGTATATGGAGCAAGCAAAGGTGCGGTGCATGCCTTGGCCAAATCTTTAGCAAAATCTATGGCACCACGAACTCGAGTTAATGTTATTGCACCAGGTATGGTCACAGACACTGGCATGTATGATGCTACTGATCCGGATGTTATAAAAGGCCATTTAGAAACCTCACCTACGGGACATTTTGTCAGCGCTGACGAAATTTCTAAAATTATTATGGATATGTCACTTCCACATTGGAGGCAACTTAATGGCGCCTGTATCGACTTAAATGGCGGGCAATACTTAAGGTAA